From the Phyllopteryx taeniolatus isolate TA_2022b chromosome 16, UOR_Ptae_1.2, whole genome shotgun sequence genome, one window contains:
- the wipi1 gene encoding WD repeat domain phosphoinositide-interacting protein 1 isoform X5 yields MESAVGASGPGGPDGPDTPGVPFGCASFNQDSTSLALGTKTGYKLFSLTTVDKLDCIHESAETSNVYIVERLFSSSLVVVVSTTTPQLMNIYHFKKGTEICNYSYPNNILAVKLNRHRLAVCLVDSIYIHNIKDMKLLKTLLNIPSNPSGLCALSTNHSNSYLAYPGNATMGEIIVYDANNMSTVTMVPAHDSPLAALCFNASATKLASASERGTVIRVFSIPEGLRLFEFRRGMKRYVNISSLSFSPDAQFLCASSNTETVHIFKLEQVGPSGDETASWSAYVGKMFTAASSYLPAPVSGMMSQDRAFATVHLVTSGQRNVCALTMIQKLPRLLVATADGQLFIYNVNPEDGGECMLAFNHRLFGIDDLHEANHQEAEGSEVTVPAQACPSYAATVALPASGPTTATLTGYSEDGGAKNGDVIPEHEFAAGPVCLDDENEFPPVSIQKC; encoded by the exons GTCATTGGCTTTGGGAACTAAGACTGGGTACAAGCTGTTTTCTCTGACCACAGTGGATAAACTGGACTGCATTCATGAGAGTG CAGAGACTTCCAATGTCTACATTGTGGAGCGTCTCTTCTCTAGCAGTCTGGTCGTTGTTGTAAGCACCACTACGCCGCAGCTCATGAACATCTACCACTTCAAGAAGGGCACAGAGATCTGCAACTACAGCTATCCCAACAACatcctggctgtcaaactcaacaGACAT AGGCTTGCTGTGTGCCTTGTGGACTCCATTTATATCCACAACATCAAAGACATGAAGCTGCTCAAGACTCTGCTCAACATTCCATCCAACCCTTCAG GCCTCTGTGCTTTATCTACCAATCATTCCAACTCCTACCTAGCATACCCTGGCAACGCCACAATGGGAGAGATAATAGTTTATGATGCCAACAATATG AGCACAGTGACAATGGTCCCTGCGCACGACAGTCCTTTGGCAGCTCTTTGCTTCAATGCCTCAGCCACCAAACTTGCCAGTGCCTCAGAGCGG GGCACTGTAATCCGAGTGTTTTCCATTCCTGAGGGCTTGCGTCTGTTTGAGTTCCGTCGTGGCATGAAGAG GTACGTCAACATAAGCTCTTTGTCCTTTAGCCCTGATGCCCAGTTCCTCTGTGCATCCAGCAACACAGAAACGGTACATATCTTTAAACTGGAGCAAGTGGGACCaag TGGAGATGAGACTGCCAGTTGGTCAGCCTATGTGGGAAAGATGTTCACAGCAGCCAGCAGCTACCTACCTGCTCCAGTATCTGGTATGATGAGCCAGGACCGCGCCTTTGCCACAGTTCATCTCGTCACGTCAGGCCAGAGGAACGTCTGTGCCCTGACCAT GATCCAGAAACTTCCACGTTTGCTGGTAGCCACAGCTGATGGCCAGCTTTTCATCTACAATGTGAATCCAGAGGACGGAGGCGAGTGCATGTTGGCATTCAATCACAG GCTTTTTGGTATTGATGACTTGCATGAGGCTAATCATCAAGAAGCAGAGGGATCAGAAGTCACAGTGCCAGCACAGGCGTGTCCATCATATGCTGCAACTGTTGCCTTACCAGCTTCTGGTCCCACCACAGCGACTCTTACTG GCTACTCTGAAGATGGTGGAGCAAAGAACGGGGACGTAATCCCAGAACACGAGTTTGCCGCTGGACCCGTGTGTCTGGATGATGAGAATGAGTTTCCTCCTGTGAGCATCCAGAAGTGCTAA
- the wipi1 gene encoding WD repeat domain phosphoinositide-interacting protein 1 isoform X1, whose product MESAVGASGPGGPDGPDTPGVPFGCASFNQDSTSLALGTKTGYKLFSLTTVDKLDCIHESAETSNVYIVERLFSSSLVVVVSTTTPQLMNIYHFKKGTEICNYSYPNNILAVKLNRHRLAVCLVDSIYIHNIKDMKLLKTLLNIPSNPSGLCALSTNHSNSYLAYPGNATMGEIIVYDANNMSTVTMVPAHDSPLAALCFNASATKLASASERGTVIRVFSIPEGLRLFEFRRGMKRYVNISSLSFSPDAQFLCASSNTETVHIFKLEQVGPSGDETASWSAYVGKMFTAASSYLPAPVSGMMSQDRAFATVHLVTSGQRNVCALTMIQKLPRLLVATADGQLFIYNVNPEDGGFLVLMTCMRLIIKKQRDQKSQCQHRRVHHMLQLLPYQLLVPPQRLLLLHPHHSSTSILTPSPLDVSKPSKSLIPLIMAGLTTLQSTLPFIVAETLQSHKTSDIFLHAF is encoded by the exons GTCATTGGCTTTGGGAACTAAGACTGGGTACAAGCTGTTTTCTCTGACCACAGTGGATAAACTGGACTGCATTCATGAGAGTG CAGAGACTTCCAATGTCTACATTGTGGAGCGTCTCTTCTCTAGCAGTCTGGTCGTTGTTGTAAGCACCACTACGCCGCAGCTCATGAACATCTACCACTTCAAGAAGGGCACAGAGATCTGCAACTACAGCTATCCCAACAACatcctggctgtcaaactcaacaGACAT AGGCTTGCTGTGTGCCTTGTGGACTCCATTTATATCCACAACATCAAAGACATGAAGCTGCTCAAGACTCTGCTCAACATTCCATCCAACCCTTCAG GCCTCTGTGCTTTATCTACCAATCATTCCAACTCCTACCTAGCATACCCTGGCAACGCCACAATGGGAGAGATAATAGTTTATGATGCCAACAATATG AGCACAGTGACAATGGTCCCTGCGCACGACAGTCCTTTGGCAGCTCTTTGCTTCAATGCCTCAGCCACCAAACTTGCCAGTGCCTCAGAGCGG GGCACTGTAATCCGAGTGTTTTCCATTCCTGAGGGCTTGCGTCTGTTTGAGTTCCGTCGTGGCATGAAGAG GTACGTCAACATAAGCTCTTTGTCCTTTAGCCCTGATGCCCAGTTCCTCTGTGCATCCAGCAACACAGAAACGGTACATATCTTTAAACTGGAGCAAGTGGGACCaag TGGAGATGAGACTGCCAGTTGGTCAGCCTATGTGGGAAAGATGTTCACAGCAGCCAGCAGCTACCTACCTGCTCCAGTATCTGGTATGATGAGCCAGGACCGCGCCTTTGCCACAGTTCATCTCGTCACGTCAGGCCAGAGGAACGTCTGTGCCCTGACCAT GATCCAGAAACTTCCACGTTTGCTGGTAGCCACAGCTGATGGCCAGCTTTTCATCTACAATGTGAATCCAGAGGACGGAG GCTTTTTGGTATTGATGACTTGCATGAGGCTAATCATCAAGAAGCAGAGGGATCAGAAGTCACAGTGCCAGCACAGGCGTGTCCATCATATGCTGCAACTGTTGCCTTACCAGCTTCTGGTCCCACCACAGCGACTCTTACTG ctccatccACATCATTCTTCTACCAGTATCCTCACTccctctcctctggatgtgtccaaaccatcgaagtctctAATCCCTCtaatcatggctggcctcaccactctCCAatcaactttgcccttcatcgtagcagagactcttcagTCACATAAGACATCTGATATTTTCCTCCACGCGTtctaa
- the wipi1 gene encoding WD repeat domain phosphoinositide-interacting protein 1 isoform X3 yields MESAVGASGPGGPDGPDTPGVPFGCASFNQDSTSLALGTKTGYKLFSLTTVDKLDCIHESETSNVYIVERLFSSSLVVVVSTTTPQLMNIYHFKKGTEICNYSYPNNILAVKLNRHRLAVCLVDSIYIHNIKDMKLLKTLLNIPSNPSGLCALSTNHSNSYLAYPGNATMGEIIVYDANNMSTVTMVPAHDSPLAALCFNASATKLASASERGTVIRVFSIPEGLRLFEFRRGMKRYVNISSLSFSPDAQFLCASSNTETVHIFKLEQVGPSGDETASWSAYVGKMFTAASSYLPAPVSGMMSQDRAFATVHLVTSGQRNVCALTMIQKLPRLLVATADGQLFIYNVNPEDGGFLVLMTCMRLIIKKQRDQKSQCQHRRVHHMLQLLPYQLLVPPQRLLLLHPHHSSTSILTPSPLDVSKPSKSLIPLIMAGLTTLQSTLPFIVAETLQSHKTSDIFLHAF; encoded by the exons GTCATTGGCTTTGGGAACTAAGACTGGGTACAAGCTGTTTTCTCTGACCACAGTGGATAAACTGGACTGCATTCATGAGAGTG AGACTTCCAATGTCTACATTGTGGAGCGTCTCTTCTCTAGCAGTCTGGTCGTTGTTGTAAGCACCACTACGCCGCAGCTCATGAACATCTACCACTTCAAGAAGGGCACAGAGATCTGCAACTACAGCTATCCCAACAACatcctggctgtcaaactcaacaGACAT AGGCTTGCTGTGTGCCTTGTGGACTCCATTTATATCCACAACATCAAAGACATGAAGCTGCTCAAGACTCTGCTCAACATTCCATCCAACCCTTCAG GCCTCTGTGCTTTATCTACCAATCATTCCAACTCCTACCTAGCATACCCTGGCAACGCCACAATGGGAGAGATAATAGTTTATGATGCCAACAATATG AGCACAGTGACAATGGTCCCTGCGCACGACAGTCCTTTGGCAGCTCTTTGCTTCAATGCCTCAGCCACCAAACTTGCCAGTGCCTCAGAGCGG GGCACTGTAATCCGAGTGTTTTCCATTCCTGAGGGCTTGCGTCTGTTTGAGTTCCGTCGTGGCATGAAGAG GTACGTCAACATAAGCTCTTTGTCCTTTAGCCCTGATGCCCAGTTCCTCTGTGCATCCAGCAACACAGAAACGGTACATATCTTTAAACTGGAGCAAGTGGGACCaag TGGAGATGAGACTGCCAGTTGGTCAGCCTATGTGGGAAAGATGTTCACAGCAGCCAGCAGCTACCTACCTGCTCCAGTATCTGGTATGATGAGCCAGGACCGCGCCTTTGCCACAGTTCATCTCGTCACGTCAGGCCAGAGGAACGTCTGTGCCCTGACCAT GATCCAGAAACTTCCACGTTTGCTGGTAGCCACAGCTGATGGCCAGCTTTTCATCTACAATGTGAATCCAGAGGACGGAG GCTTTTTGGTATTGATGACTTGCATGAGGCTAATCATCAAGAAGCAGAGGGATCAGAAGTCACAGTGCCAGCACAGGCGTGTCCATCATATGCTGCAACTGTTGCCTTACCAGCTTCTGGTCCCACCACAGCGACTCTTACTG ctccatccACATCATTCTTCTACCAGTATCCTCACTccctctcctctggatgtgtccaaaccatcgaagtctctAATCCCTCtaatcatggctggcctcaccactctCCAatcaactttgcccttcatcgtagcagagactcttcagTCACATAAGACATCTGATATTTTCCTCCACGCGTtctaa
- the wipi1 gene encoding WD repeat domain phosphoinositide-interacting protein 1 isoform X6 — translation MESAVGASGPGGPDGPDTPGVPFGCASFNQDSTSLALGTKTGYKLFSLTTVDKLDCIHESAETSNVYIVERLFSSSLVVVVSTTTPQLMNIYHFKKGTEICNYSYPNNILAVKLNRHRLAVCLVDSIYIHNIKDMKLLKTLLNIPSNPSGLCALSTNHSNSYLAYPGNATMGEIIVYDANNMSTVTMVPAHDSPLAALCFNASATKLASASERGTVIRVFSIPEGLRLFEFRRGMKRYVNISSLSFSPDAQFLCASSNTETVHIFKLEQVGPSGDETASWSAYVGKMFTAASSYLPAPVSGMMSQDRAFATVHLVTSGQRNVCALTMIQKLPRLLVATADGQLFIYNVNPEDGGECMLAFNHRLFGIDDLHEANHQEAEGSEVTVPAQACPSYAATVALPASGPTTATLTGYSEDGGAKNGDVIPEHEFAAGPVCLDDENEFPPLVP, via the exons GTCATTGGCTTTGGGAACTAAGACTGGGTACAAGCTGTTTTCTCTGACCACAGTGGATAAACTGGACTGCATTCATGAGAGTG CAGAGACTTCCAATGTCTACATTGTGGAGCGTCTCTTCTCTAGCAGTCTGGTCGTTGTTGTAAGCACCACTACGCCGCAGCTCATGAACATCTACCACTTCAAGAAGGGCACAGAGATCTGCAACTACAGCTATCCCAACAACatcctggctgtcaaactcaacaGACAT AGGCTTGCTGTGTGCCTTGTGGACTCCATTTATATCCACAACATCAAAGACATGAAGCTGCTCAAGACTCTGCTCAACATTCCATCCAACCCTTCAG GCCTCTGTGCTTTATCTACCAATCATTCCAACTCCTACCTAGCATACCCTGGCAACGCCACAATGGGAGAGATAATAGTTTATGATGCCAACAATATG AGCACAGTGACAATGGTCCCTGCGCACGACAGTCCTTTGGCAGCTCTTTGCTTCAATGCCTCAGCCACCAAACTTGCCAGTGCCTCAGAGCGG GGCACTGTAATCCGAGTGTTTTCCATTCCTGAGGGCTTGCGTCTGTTTGAGTTCCGTCGTGGCATGAAGAG GTACGTCAACATAAGCTCTTTGTCCTTTAGCCCTGATGCCCAGTTCCTCTGTGCATCCAGCAACACAGAAACGGTACATATCTTTAAACTGGAGCAAGTGGGACCaag TGGAGATGAGACTGCCAGTTGGTCAGCCTATGTGGGAAAGATGTTCACAGCAGCCAGCAGCTACCTACCTGCTCCAGTATCTGGTATGATGAGCCAGGACCGCGCCTTTGCCACAGTTCATCTCGTCACGTCAGGCCAGAGGAACGTCTGTGCCCTGACCAT GATCCAGAAACTTCCACGTTTGCTGGTAGCCACAGCTGATGGCCAGCTTTTCATCTACAATGTGAATCCAGAGGACGGAGGCGAGTGCATGTTGGCATTCAATCACAG GCTTTTTGGTATTGATGACTTGCATGAGGCTAATCATCAAGAAGCAGAGGGATCAGAAGTCACAGTGCCAGCACAGGCGTGTCCATCATATGCTGCAACTGTTGCCTTACCAGCTTCTGGTCCCACCACAGCGACTCTTACTG GCTACTCTGAAGATGGTGGAGCAAAGAACGGGGACGTAATCCCAGAACACGAGTTTGCCGCTGGACCCGTGTGTCTGGATGATGAGAATGAGTTTCCTCCT TTGGTGCCGTGA
- the wipi1 gene encoding WD repeat domain phosphoinositide-interacting protein 1 isoform X8 yields MESAVGASGPGGPDGPDTPGVPFGCASFNQDSTSLALGTKTGYKLFSLTTVDKLDCIHESETSNVYIVERLFSSSLVVVVSTTTPQLMNIYHFKKGTEICNYSYPNNILAVKLNRHRLAVCLVDSIYIHNIKDMKLLKTLLNIPSNPSGLCALSTNHSNSYLAYPGNATMGEIIVYDANNMSTVTMVPAHDSPLAALCFNASATKLASASERGTVIRVFSIPEGLRLFEFRRGMKRYVNISSLSFSPDAQFLCASSNTETVHIFKLEQVGPSGDETASWSAYVGKMFTAASSYLPAPVSGMMSQDRAFATVHLVTSGQRNVCALTMIQKLPRLLVATADGQLFIYNVNPEDGGECMLAFNHRLFGIDDLHEANHQEAEGSEVTVPAQACPSYAATVALPASGPTTATLTGYSEDGGAKNGDVIPEHEFAAGPVCLDDENEFPPISWCRDETGVAQGRRM; encoded by the exons GTCATTGGCTTTGGGAACTAAGACTGGGTACAAGCTGTTTTCTCTGACCACAGTGGATAAACTGGACTGCATTCATGAGAGTG AGACTTCCAATGTCTACATTGTGGAGCGTCTCTTCTCTAGCAGTCTGGTCGTTGTTGTAAGCACCACTACGCCGCAGCTCATGAACATCTACCACTTCAAGAAGGGCACAGAGATCTGCAACTACAGCTATCCCAACAACatcctggctgtcaaactcaacaGACAT AGGCTTGCTGTGTGCCTTGTGGACTCCATTTATATCCACAACATCAAAGACATGAAGCTGCTCAAGACTCTGCTCAACATTCCATCCAACCCTTCAG GCCTCTGTGCTTTATCTACCAATCATTCCAACTCCTACCTAGCATACCCTGGCAACGCCACAATGGGAGAGATAATAGTTTATGATGCCAACAATATG AGCACAGTGACAATGGTCCCTGCGCACGACAGTCCTTTGGCAGCTCTTTGCTTCAATGCCTCAGCCACCAAACTTGCCAGTGCCTCAGAGCGG GGCACTGTAATCCGAGTGTTTTCCATTCCTGAGGGCTTGCGTCTGTTTGAGTTCCGTCGTGGCATGAAGAG GTACGTCAACATAAGCTCTTTGTCCTTTAGCCCTGATGCCCAGTTCCTCTGTGCATCCAGCAACACAGAAACGGTACATATCTTTAAACTGGAGCAAGTGGGACCaag TGGAGATGAGACTGCCAGTTGGTCAGCCTATGTGGGAAAGATGTTCACAGCAGCCAGCAGCTACCTACCTGCTCCAGTATCTGGTATGATGAGCCAGGACCGCGCCTTTGCCACAGTTCATCTCGTCACGTCAGGCCAGAGGAACGTCTGTGCCCTGACCAT GATCCAGAAACTTCCACGTTTGCTGGTAGCCACAGCTGATGGCCAGCTTTTCATCTACAATGTGAATCCAGAGGACGGAGGCGAGTGCATGTTGGCATTCAATCACAG GCTTTTTGGTATTGATGACTTGCATGAGGCTAATCATCAAGAAGCAGAGGGATCAGAAGTCACAGTGCCAGCACAGGCGTGTCCATCATATGCTGCAACTGTTGCCTTACCAGCTTCTGGTCCCACCACAGCGACTCTTACTG GCTACTCTGAAGATGGTGGAGCAAAGAACGGGGACGTAATCCCAGAACACGAGTTTGCCGCTGGACCCGTGTGTCTGGATGATGAGAATGAGTTTCCTCCT ATTAGTTGGTGCCGTGATGAGACCGGAGTTGCCCAGGGGAGGCGCATGTGA
- the wipi1 gene encoding WD repeat domain phosphoinositide-interacting protein 1 isoform X2 gives MESAVGASGPGGPDGPDTPGVPFGCASFNQDSTSLALGTKTGYKLFSLTTVDKLDCIHESAETSNVYIVERLFSSSLVVVVSTTTPQLMNIYHFKKGTEICNYSYPNNILAVKLNRHRLAVCLVDSIYIHNIKDMKLLKTLLNIPSNPSGLCALSTNHSNSYLAYPGNATMGEIIVYDANNMSTVTMVPAHDSPLAALCFNASATKLASASERGTVIRVFSIPEGLRLFEFRRGMKRYVNISSLSFSPDAQFLCASSNTETVHIFKLEQVGPSGDETASWSAYVGKMFTAASSYLPAPVSGMMSQDRAFATVHLVTSGQRNVCALTMIQKLPRLLVATADGQLFIYNVNPEDGGECMLAFNHRLFGIDDLHEANHQEAEGSEVTVPAQACPSYAATVALPASGPTTATLTAPSTSFFYQYPHSLSSGCVQTIEVSNPSNHGWPHHSPINFALHRSRDSSVT, from the exons GTCATTGGCTTTGGGAACTAAGACTGGGTACAAGCTGTTTTCTCTGACCACAGTGGATAAACTGGACTGCATTCATGAGAGTG CAGAGACTTCCAATGTCTACATTGTGGAGCGTCTCTTCTCTAGCAGTCTGGTCGTTGTTGTAAGCACCACTACGCCGCAGCTCATGAACATCTACCACTTCAAGAAGGGCACAGAGATCTGCAACTACAGCTATCCCAACAACatcctggctgtcaaactcaacaGACAT AGGCTTGCTGTGTGCCTTGTGGACTCCATTTATATCCACAACATCAAAGACATGAAGCTGCTCAAGACTCTGCTCAACATTCCATCCAACCCTTCAG GCCTCTGTGCTTTATCTACCAATCATTCCAACTCCTACCTAGCATACCCTGGCAACGCCACAATGGGAGAGATAATAGTTTATGATGCCAACAATATG AGCACAGTGACAATGGTCCCTGCGCACGACAGTCCTTTGGCAGCTCTTTGCTTCAATGCCTCAGCCACCAAACTTGCCAGTGCCTCAGAGCGG GGCACTGTAATCCGAGTGTTTTCCATTCCTGAGGGCTTGCGTCTGTTTGAGTTCCGTCGTGGCATGAAGAG GTACGTCAACATAAGCTCTTTGTCCTTTAGCCCTGATGCCCAGTTCCTCTGTGCATCCAGCAACACAGAAACGGTACATATCTTTAAACTGGAGCAAGTGGGACCaag TGGAGATGAGACTGCCAGTTGGTCAGCCTATGTGGGAAAGATGTTCACAGCAGCCAGCAGCTACCTACCTGCTCCAGTATCTGGTATGATGAGCCAGGACCGCGCCTTTGCCACAGTTCATCTCGTCACGTCAGGCCAGAGGAACGTCTGTGCCCTGACCAT GATCCAGAAACTTCCACGTTTGCTGGTAGCCACAGCTGATGGCCAGCTTTTCATCTACAATGTGAATCCAGAGGACGGAGGCGAGTGCATGTTGGCATTCAATCACAG GCTTTTTGGTATTGATGACTTGCATGAGGCTAATCATCAAGAAGCAGAGGGATCAGAAGTCACAGTGCCAGCACAGGCGTGTCCATCATATGCTGCAACTGTTGCCTTACCAGCTTCTGGTCCCACCACAGCGACTCTTACTG ctccatccACATCATTCTTCTACCAGTATCCTCACTccctctcctctggatgtgtccaaaccatcgaagtctctAATCCCTCtaatcatggctggcctcaccactctCCAatcaactttgcccttcatcgtagcagagactcttcagTCACATAA
- the wipi1 gene encoding WD repeat domain phosphoinositide-interacting protein 1 isoform X4 produces the protein MESAVGASGPGGPDGPDTPGVPFGCASFNQDSTSLALGTKTGYKLFSLTTVDKLDCIHESAETSNVYIVERLFSSSLVVVVSTTTPQLMNIYHFKKGTEICNYSYPNNILAVKLNRHRLAVCLVDSIYIHNIKDMKLLKTLLNIPSNPSGLCALSTNHSNSYLAYPGNATMGEIIVYDANNMSTVTMVPAHDSPLAALCFNASATKLASASERGTVIRVFSIPEGLRLFEFRRGMKRYVNISSLSFSPDAQFLCASSNTETVHIFKLEQVGPSGDETASWSAYVGKMFTAASSYLPAPVSGMMSQDRAFATVHLVTSGQRNVCALTMIQKLPRLLVATADGQLFIYNVNPEDGGECMLAFNHRLFGIDDLHEANHQEAEGSEVTVPAQACPSYAATVALPASGPTTATLTGYSEDGGAKNGDVIPEHEFAAGPVCLDDENEFPPISWCRDETGVAQGRRM, from the exons GTCATTGGCTTTGGGAACTAAGACTGGGTACAAGCTGTTTTCTCTGACCACAGTGGATAAACTGGACTGCATTCATGAGAGTG CAGAGACTTCCAATGTCTACATTGTGGAGCGTCTCTTCTCTAGCAGTCTGGTCGTTGTTGTAAGCACCACTACGCCGCAGCTCATGAACATCTACCACTTCAAGAAGGGCACAGAGATCTGCAACTACAGCTATCCCAACAACatcctggctgtcaaactcaacaGACAT AGGCTTGCTGTGTGCCTTGTGGACTCCATTTATATCCACAACATCAAAGACATGAAGCTGCTCAAGACTCTGCTCAACATTCCATCCAACCCTTCAG GCCTCTGTGCTTTATCTACCAATCATTCCAACTCCTACCTAGCATACCCTGGCAACGCCACAATGGGAGAGATAATAGTTTATGATGCCAACAATATG AGCACAGTGACAATGGTCCCTGCGCACGACAGTCCTTTGGCAGCTCTTTGCTTCAATGCCTCAGCCACCAAACTTGCCAGTGCCTCAGAGCGG GGCACTGTAATCCGAGTGTTTTCCATTCCTGAGGGCTTGCGTCTGTTTGAGTTCCGTCGTGGCATGAAGAG GTACGTCAACATAAGCTCTTTGTCCTTTAGCCCTGATGCCCAGTTCCTCTGTGCATCCAGCAACACAGAAACGGTACATATCTTTAAACTGGAGCAAGTGGGACCaag TGGAGATGAGACTGCCAGTTGGTCAGCCTATGTGGGAAAGATGTTCACAGCAGCCAGCAGCTACCTACCTGCTCCAGTATCTGGTATGATGAGCCAGGACCGCGCCTTTGCCACAGTTCATCTCGTCACGTCAGGCCAGAGGAACGTCTGTGCCCTGACCAT GATCCAGAAACTTCCACGTTTGCTGGTAGCCACAGCTGATGGCCAGCTTTTCATCTACAATGTGAATCCAGAGGACGGAGGCGAGTGCATGTTGGCATTCAATCACAG GCTTTTTGGTATTGATGACTTGCATGAGGCTAATCATCAAGAAGCAGAGGGATCAGAAGTCACAGTGCCAGCACAGGCGTGTCCATCATATGCTGCAACTGTTGCCTTACCAGCTTCTGGTCCCACCACAGCGACTCTTACTG GCTACTCTGAAGATGGTGGAGCAAAGAACGGGGACGTAATCCCAGAACACGAGTTTGCCGCTGGACCCGTGTGTCTGGATGATGAGAATGAGTTTCCTCCT ATTAGTTGGTGCCGTGATGAGACCGGAGTTGCCCAGGGGAGGCGCATGTGA
- the wipi1 gene encoding WD repeat domain phosphoinositide-interacting protein 1 isoform X7: MESAVGASGPGGPDGPDTPGVPFGCASFNQDSTSLALGTKTGYKLFSLTTVDKLDCIHESAETSNVYIVERLFSSSLVVVVSTTTPQLMNIYHFKKGTEICNYSYPNNILAVKLNRHRLAVCLVDSIYIHNIKDMKLLKTLLNIPSNPSGLCALSTNHSNSYLAYPGNATMGEIIVYDANNMSTVTMVPAHDSPLAALCFNASATKLASASERGTVIRVFSIPEGLRLFEFRRGMKRYVNISSLSFSPDAQFLCASSNTETVHIFKLEQVGPSGDETASWSAYVGKMFTAASSYLPAPVSGMMSQDRAFATVHLVTSGQRNVCALTMIQKLPRLLVATADGQLFIYNVNPEDGGFLVLMTCMRLIIKKQRDQKSQCQHRRVHHMLQLLPYQLLVPPQRLLLATLKMVEQRTGT; this comes from the exons GTCATTGGCTTTGGGAACTAAGACTGGGTACAAGCTGTTTTCTCTGACCACAGTGGATAAACTGGACTGCATTCATGAGAGTG CAGAGACTTCCAATGTCTACATTGTGGAGCGTCTCTTCTCTAGCAGTCTGGTCGTTGTTGTAAGCACCACTACGCCGCAGCTCATGAACATCTACCACTTCAAGAAGGGCACAGAGATCTGCAACTACAGCTATCCCAACAACatcctggctgtcaaactcaacaGACAT AGGCTTGCTGTGTGCCTTGTGGACTCCATTTATATCCACAACATCAAAGACATGAAGCTGCTCAAGACTCTGCTCAACATTCCATCCAACCCTTCAG GCCTCTGTGCTTTATCTACCAATCATTCCAACTCCTACCTAGCATACCCTGGCAACGCCACAATGGGAGAGATAATAGTTTATGATGCCAACAATATG AGCACAGTGACAATGGTCCCTGCGCACGACAGTCCTTTGGCAGCTCTTTGCTTCAATGCCTCAGCCACCAAACTTGCCAGTGCCTCAGAGCGG GGCACTGTAATCCGAGTGTTTTCCATTCCTGAGGGCTTGCGTCTGTTTGAGTTCCGTCGTGGCATGAAGAG GTACGTCAACATAAGCTCTTTGTCCTTTAGCCCTGATGCCCAGTTCCTCTGTGCATCCAGCAACACAGAAACGGTACATATCTTTAAACTGGAGCAAGTGGGACCaag TGGAGATGAGACTGCCAGTTGGTCAGCCTATGTGGGAAAGATGTTCACAGCAGCCAGCAGCTACCTACCTGCTCCAGTATCTGGTATGATGAGCCAGGACCGCGCCTTTGCCACAGTTCATCTCGTCACGTCAGGCCAGAGGAACGTCTGTGCCCTGACCAT GATCCAGAAACTTCCACGTTTGCTGGTAGCCACAGCTGATGGCCAGCTTTTCATCTACAATGTGAATCCAGAGGACGGAG GCTTTTTGGTATTGATGACTTGCATGAGGCTAATCATCAAGAAGCAGAGGGATCAGAAGTCACAGTGCCAGCACAGGCGTGTCCATCATATGCTGCAACTGTTGCCTTACCAGCTTCTGGTCCCACCACAGCGACTCTTACTG GCTACTCTGAAGATGGTGGAGCAAAGAACGGGGACGTAA